CGACGGCTTCATCGTGCTCGGCCACGATTCCCGGCTGGGGCAGGTGATCGTCAACCTGATCGAGAATGCGCGCTCCTTTTCGCCTTCGGACAAGCCCGTGCGCGTGCTGCTGTCGCGATCGGGCGATGAGGTGCTGATCACGGTGGAGGATGACGGGCCCGGCATCGAGCCGCATGCGCTGGAACGCATCTTCGAGCGCTTCTACACGGACCGGCCCAATGAGGGCTTCGGCCAGAATTCGGGGCTCGGCCTGTCGATCTCGCGCCAGATCGTCGAGGCGCATCGCGGGACGATCCGCGCCGAGAACCGGCTCGGCCCGGCCGGGCCGGATAGCGAGCGGGCGCGGCTGGGGGCGCGCTTCATCGTCTGCCTGCCGGCGCTGCAGCAGACGGCGTGAGGCGATTGTGACAGCCCAGACCCTCCATGCCACGACGGTGGCGCTGGGCGAACGGGGCGTGCTGATCCGCGGCGCGTCGGGCGCCGGCAAATCCAGCCTCGCGCTTGCTCTCATCGCCATGGCGGGCAGCCAGGGTCGTTTTGCGCGGCTGGTTGCCGACGACCGGACGGCGCTGAGCGCCCGGAGCGGGCGGCTGCTGGCCAGGCCGGTCGCGCCGCTGGAGGGGCTAATCGAGCGGCGGGGGCTCGGGCTGACGCCGGAGCCCCATCAGCCGGCGGTGGTGGTGCGGCTGATCGTCGACCTCAGCGGCGACGAGCCCGCCCGCATGCCGGAGCCCGAAGATCTGGTCGATCGGCTCGAGGGCATCGATCTCCCGCGCCTGACCGTGGCGGGGCGTGCCGGCGACGAGCGGCTGGTGCTGGCGGCGCTGGCGCTCTTCACCGAGGGCTGATGTCGAAAATTTGTCGAGTTCGAAGCCGGCCGCTTGCCTATCTTTCGCACCTGCCGCATAAACCGCCACCTTGTCCGGGCGCCGAAAGCGCTCTTCGGTGCCATAGTGAATGATCGGACTGGTCCTCGTGACGCATGGGCATCTGGCCACGGAGTTCCGTGCCGCGCTCGAACACGTCGTCGGCCCCCAACAGCATCTCGCCACCATCGCCATCGCCCCCGATGACGACATGGAAGGCCGTCGCCGCGACATCATCGCGGCGGTCGAGCAGGTCGAGACCGGCAAGGGCGTGATCGTCCTGACCGACATGTTCGGCGGCACGCCGTCCAACCTCGCCATCTCGGTGATGGAGCCCGGCCGCATCGACGTCGTCGCGGGCATCAACCTGCCGATGCTGATCAAGCTCGCCAGCGTGCGCGAGGAAAAGACCCTCGACGAGGCTGTCACCAGCGCGCAGGATGCGGGCCGCAAATACATCACCGTCGCCAGCCGCGTCCTGGCCGGGAAGTAGGGGGCCGGTTCTGTGGACGACAGGCAGGAGATCGACGATTGCGATTGCCCTGAGGTCGAGATCCCGACGGGCGCCGTCTATGGCGAGTTCCAGATCGTCAACAAAAAGGGTCTGCACGCCCGCGCCACGGCGAAATTCGTGCAATGCGCATCTGCCTTCGATGCCGACATCACCGTCACCCGCTGCGGCGAGACAGTCGGTGCGACCTCGATCATGGGCATCCTGACGCTCGGAGCCGGCATCGGCTCGACGATCACGGTGGTGGCGAAGGGCCGCGAGGCGAGCGAGGCGCTGAAGGCGCTCGAAGCGCTGGTGGCGGACCGGTTCGGCGAAGGCGAGTAGGCCGAGCCTGGCATCTGGCAGCGGCGCGCCGCCG
This portion of the Bosea sp. OAE506 genome encodes:
- a CDS encoding HPr kinase/phosphatase C-terminal domain-containing protein, whose protein sequence is MTAQTLHATTVALGERGVLIRGASGAGKSSLALALIAMAGSQGRFARLVADDRTALSARSGRLLARPVAPLEGLIERRGLGLTPEPHQPAVVVRLIVDLSGDEPARMPEPEDLVDRLEGIDLPRLTVAGRAGDERLVLAALALFTEG
- a CDS encoding PTS sugar transporter subunit IIA, encoding MIGLVLVTHGHLATEFRAALEHVVGPQQHLATIAIAPDDDMEGRRRDIIAAVEQVETGKGVIVLTDMFGGTPSNLAISVMEPGRIDVVAGINLPMLIKLASVREEKTLDEAVTSAQDAGRKYITVASRVLAGK